One window from the genome of Bradyrhizobium xenonodulans encodes:
- the nuoG gene encoding NADH-quinone oxidoreductase subunit NuoG, which yields MTKLIIDGKEIDVPAEYTLLQACEAAGAEIPRFCYHERLSIAGNCRMCLVEVKGGPKPVASCAWGVRDCRPGPKGEPPEISTRSPMVKKAREGVMEFLLINHPLDCPICDQGGECDLQDQAMGYGVDTSRFAENKRAVEDKYLGALVKTSMNRCIQCTRCVRFSAEVAGAPEMGATGRGEDMEITTYLEHALTSELQGNLVDICPVGALTSKPYAFAARPWELGKTQSIDVMDGVGSAIRVDTRGREVMRVLPRINEAVNEEWISDKTRHVVDGLRTQRLDRPYIREAGKLRAASWPEAFAAIAAKAARTDGKRIGAIAGDLAGVEEMFALKDLLSKYGSSNLAVQGGDAFDPALGRGSYIFNPTLVGVEQADALLIIGANPRKEAAVFNARIRKRWRAGGFKVGVIGAKVDLTYDYDHLGAGTDTLGELAAGKHSFMDVLKNAKNPLILVGAGATSRHDGAAILAASAKLALDVGALKDGWNGFGVLHETASRVGALDIGFVAGQGGLNAAQMTTFGTLDLLFLLGADEINAPDGTFVVYIGTHGDRGAHRADVILPAAAYTEKSAIYVNTEGRVQMTGRAAFPPGEAREDWAIVRALSEALGKKLGYDSLAALRQAIFKAVPHLIRLDQIEAGSADQIRKLAGKGGSPEKAPFKAAIEDFYLTNPIARASAVMAECSRLASGHMLTAAE from the coding sequence ATGACCAAGCTCATCATCGACGGCAAAGAGATCGATGTCCCCGCCGAATACACGCTGCTCCAGGCGTGCGAAGCGGCCGGCGCCGAGATTCCGCGCTTCTGCTATCACGAGCGGCTGTCGATCGCCGGCAATTGCCGGATGTGCCTCGTCGAGGTGAAGGGTGGCCCGAAGCCGGTCGCGAGCTGTGCCTGGGGCGTGCGCGACTGCCGTCCGGGTCCCAAGGGCGAGCCGCCGGAAATCTCGACGCGTTCGCCGATGGTGAAGAAGGCACGCGAAGGCGTGATGGAATTCCTTCTCATCAACCATCCGCTGGACTGCCCGATCTGCGACCAGGGCGGCGAGTGCGACCTTCAGGACCAGGCGATGGGCTATGGTGTCGACACCAGCCGCTTCGCCGAGAACAAGCGCGCGGTCGAGGACAAATATCTCGGCGCGCTGGTCAAGACCTCGATGAACCGCTGCATCCAGTGCACGCGCTGCGTCCGCTTCTCGGCGGAAGTCGCTGGCGCCCCCGAGATGGGCGCCACCGGCCGCGGCGAGGACATGGAGATCACGACCTATCTCGAGCACGCGCTGACGTCCGAATTGCAGGGCAACCTCGTCGACATCTGCCCGGTCGGCGCGCTGACATCGAAGCCCTATGCCTTCGCGGCGCGTCCCTGGGAGCTCGGCAAGACCCAGTCGATCGACGTGATGGACGGCGTGGGCTCGGCGATCCGCGTCGACACCCGCGGCCGTGAAGTGATGCGCGTGCTGCCGCGCATCAACGAGGCCGTGAACGAGGAGTGGATCTCGGACAAGACCCGCCACGTCGTCGACGGCCTGCGCACCCAGCGCCTCGACCGGCCCTATATCCGCGAAGCCGGCAAGCTGCGTGCGGCGAGCTGGCCCGAGGCCTTTGCCGCGATCGCCGCGAAAGCGGCGCGCACCGACGGCAAGCGCATCGGCGCGATCGCCGGCGACCTCGCCGGCGTCGAGGAGATGTTCGCGCTGAAGGATCTGCTGTCCAAGTACGGCTCGAGCAATCTGGCCGTGCAGGGCGGCGACGCCTTCGATCCCGCGCTTGGGCGCGGCTCGTATATTTTCAATCCGACGCTCGTTGGCGTGGAGCAGGCCGATGCGCTGCTCATCATCGGTGCCAATCCGCGCAAAGAGGCGGCGGTGTTCAACGCCCGCATCCGCAAGCGCTGGCGCGCCGGCGGCTTCAAGGTCGGCGTGATCGGCGCCAAGGTCGACCTGACCTACGACTACGATCATCTCGGCGCGGGCACCGACACGCTCGGCGAGCTCGCGGCTGGCAAGCACTCCTTCATGGATGTGCTGAAGAACGCCAAGAATCCGCTCATCCTGGTCGGCGCGGGCGCGACCTCGCGCCACGACGGCGCGGCCATCCTCGCAGCCAGTGCCAAGCTCGCGCTCGACGTCGGCGCGCTCAAGGACGGCTGGAACGGCTTTGGCGTGCTGCACGAGACCGCCTCGCGCGTCGGTGCGCTCGATATCGGCTTTGTCGCAGGTCAGGGTGGGCTGAACGCGGCTCAGATGACGACGTTCGGCACGCTGGACCTGCTGTTCCTGCTCGGCGCCGACGAGATCAACGCGCCGGACGGCACCTTCGTCGTCTATATCGGCACCCATGGCGACCGCGGCGCGCATCGCGCCGACGTGATCCTGCCGGCGGCCGCCTACACCGAGAAATCCGCGATCTACGTCAACACCGAAGGCCGCGTGCAGATGACCGGCCGCGCCGCGTTCCCGCCGGGCGAAGCCCGCGAGGACTGGGCGATCGTCCGCGCGCTGTCGGAAGCGCTCGGCAAGAAGCTCGGCTACGACTCGCTTGCCGCCCTGCGCCAGGCGATCTTCAAGGCCGTGCCGCATCTGATCCGCCTCGACCAGATCGAGGCCGGCTCGGCCGACCAGATCAGGAAGCTGGCGGGGAAGGGCGGCTCGCCCGAGAAGGCGCCGTTCAAGGCGGCGATCGAGGACTTCTACCTGACCAACCCAATCGCGCGTGCGTCCGCCGTGATGGCGGAATGTTCGCGCCTTGCCTCCGGGCACATGCTGACCGCAGCGGAGTGA
- the nuoF gene encoding NADH-quinone oxidoreductase subunit NuoF, translated as MLEDKDRIFKNLYGLHDWGLEGARRRGAWDGTKTIIDKGRDWIINEMKASGLRGRGGAGFPTGLKWSFMPKESTDGRPSYLVVNADESEPGTCKDREIMRHDPHLLIEGCLIASCAMNAHACYIYVRGEFIREREHLQAAIDQAYEAKLVGKDNVNGWPFDIYVAHGAGAYICGEETALLESLEGKKGQPRLKPPFPANVGLFGCPTTVNNVESIAVAPDILRRGAAWFAGIGRPNNVGTKLFCISGHVERPCNVEEAMGIPFRELIDKHCGGIRGGWDNLKAVIPGGSSVRMVPAEQIIDTPMDFDSLSKLRSGLGTAAVIVMDKSTDLIRAIARISYFYKHESCGQCTPCREGTGWMWRVLTRMAEGRAHKREIDMLLEVTKQVEGHTICALGDAAAWPIQGLIAHFRHEIEARIDQYSHRADIDDIGVRDPVNMVAAE; from the coding sequence ATGCTCGAGGACAAGGACCGCATCTTCAAGAACCTCTACGGCCTCCACGATTGGGGGCTCGAGGGCGCGCGGCGTCGCGGCGCCTGGGATGGCACCAAGACCATCATCGACAAGGGCCGCGACTGGATCATCAACGAGATGAAGGCCTCAGGGCTCCGCGGCCGCGGCGGCGCCGGCTTCCCGACCGGTCTCAAATGGTCCTTCATGCCGAAGGAATCGACCGACGGCCGGCCGAGCTATCTCGTCGTCAACGCCGACGAATCCGAGCCCGGCACCTGCAAGGATCGCGAGATCATGCGGCACGATCCGCATCTGTTGATCGAAGGGTGCCTGATCGCCAGCTGCGCGATGAACGCGCATGCCTGCTACATCTATGTCCGCGGCGAGTTCATCCGCGAGCGCGAGCATCTCCAGGCCGCGATCGACCAGGCCTATGAGGCCAAGCTGGTCGGCAAGGACAACGTCAACGGCTGGCCGTTCGACATCTATGTCGCGCACGGCGCCGGCGCCTACATCTGCGGCGAGGAAACTGCGCTGCTCGAAAGCCTCGAAGGCAAGAAGGGCCAGCCGCGCCTGAAGCCGCCGTTCCCGGCCAATGTCGGCCTGTTCGGCTGCCCGACCACCGTCAACAACGTCGAGTCCATCGCGGTTGCGCCGGACATCCTGCGCCGCGGAGCGGCGTGGTTCGCCGGCATCGGCCGTCCGAACAATGTCGGCACCAAGCTCTTCTGCATCTCCGGCCATGTCGAGCGGCCCTGCAACGTCGAAGAAGCCATGGGCATTCCGTTCCGTGAGCTGATCGACAAGCATTGCGGCGGCATCCGCGGCGGCTGGGACAACCTCAAGGCCGTGATCCCCGGCGGCTCCTCGGTGCGCATGGTGCCGGCCGAACAGATCATCGACACGCCGATGGATTTCGACAGTCTGAGCAAGCTGCGCTCGGGCCTCGGCACCGCAGCCGTGATCGTGATGGACAAGTCGACCGATCTGATCCGCGCCATCGCCCGCATCTCCTATTTCTACAAGCACGAGAGCTGCGGCCAGTGCACGCCGTGCCGCGAGGGCACGGGGTGGATGTGGCGCGTCCTCACCCGCATGGCGGAGGGCCGCGCCCACAAGCGCGAGATCGACATGCTGCTGGAAGTGACAAAGCAGGTCGAAGGCCACACCATCTGCGCGCTCGGCGACGCAGCCGCCTGGCCGATCCAGGGCCTGATCGCGCATTTCCGTCACGAGATCGAAGCGCGCATCGACCAGTATTCGCACAGGGCCGACATTGACGATATCGGCGTCCGCGATCCCGTGAACATGGTCGCGGCGGAGTAA
- the nuoE gene encoding NADH-quinone oxidoreductase subunit NuoE: MSVRRLAPKEVQPASFAFTEENLAFAKQQIAKYPAGRQASAVIAILWRAQEQHDGWVSEAAIRVIADMLDMPYIRVLEVATFYTMFQLAPVGKKAHVQVCGTTPCRLRGAEDLIHVCEHRIHHEPFHLSKDGNFSWEEVECLGACVNAPMVLIGKDTYEDLTKESFGKVLDGFASGNPPKPGPQNGRQFSAPSTGPTTLKEIT; the protein is encoded by the coding sequence ATGTCCGTCCGCCGATTAGCACCGAAGGAAGTCCAGCCCGCGAGCTTTGCGTTCACGGAGGAGAACCTCGCGTTCGCCAAGCAGCAGATCGCGAAATATCCGGCCGGCCGGCAAGCCTCCGCGGTCATCGCGATCCTCTGGCGTGCGCAGGAACAGCACGACGGCTGGGTCTCGGAAGCCGCGATCCGCGTCATCGCCGACATGCTCGACATGCCCTATATCCGCGTGCTGGAAGTCGCGACCTTCTACACGATGTTCCAGCTCGCACCCGTGGGCAAGAAGGCTCACGTCCAGGTCTGCGGCACCACGCCGTGCCGCCTGCGCGGTGCCGAGGATCTGATTCACGTCTGCGAGCACCGCATCCATCACGAGCCCTTCCATCTCTCCAAGGACGGCAATTTCAGCTGGGAAGAGGTGGAGTGCCTCGGGGCCTGCGTGAACGCGCCGATGGTGCTGATCGGCAAGGACACCTATGAGGACCTGACCAAGGAGAGCTTCGGCAAGGTGCTCGACGGTTTTGCCTCGGGCAATCCGCCCAAGCCCGGTCCGCAGAACGGCCGCCAGTTCTCGGCGCCGAGCACCGGACCGACCACGCTGAAGGAGATCACCTGA
- a CDS encoding FkbM family methyltransferase, with translation MAQAPIQFDRASGALEGANLWERTAALALVTGSKISSHFSHMGYIACANLLAKTLPKRNIAIKLNPDAVFEFPYGDGYWSKLLNRSYNYEDELELLFADSIDVDYTLLDCGANYGYWSVLVSSRPFGSHKAIAIEPSGQNYPKLANNARVNGNRFEAMKCAIGATRGTARLSGTKHEAFSIAGDPSAGGEDVPVIALDNLIDDGKVSASGKYLIKLDVEGVEIEAIKGGARLLQADSVIMCEEHGSDRSHAVSRYILEQTPLKLIVFDPRSNRMETVTELSILDRIKVSTHVGYNVFGTASAFWQDRIEALNAKNLNAKTSRRMQ, from the coding sequence ATGGCGCAGGCGCCAATCCAGTTTGACCGCGCCTCGGGGGCCCTTGAAGGGGCCAACCTGTGGGAGCGGACGGCTGCCTTGGCGCTGGTGACGGGATCGAAGATCTCCTCGCACTTCTCGCATATGGGCTACATCGCCTGCGCCAATCTGCTGGCGAAGACGCTGCCCAAGCGCAACATCGCGATCAAGCTCAACCCCGACGCCGTGTTCGAATTCCCTTACGGCGACGGCTACTGGAGCAAGCTGCTCAACCGCTCCTACAATTACGAGGACGAGCTGGAGCTGCTGTTCGCCGATTCCATCGACGTCGACTACACGCTGCTCGATTGCGGGGCCAATTACGGCTACTGGTCGGTGCTGGTGTCGAGCAGACCGTTCGGCTCGCACAAGGCGATCGCGATCGAGCCGTCCGGGCAGAACTACCCGAAGCTCGCCAACAACGCCCGCGTCAATGGCAACCGCTTCGAGGCCATGAAGTGCGCCATCGGCGCCACCCGCGGCACCGCGCGGCTGTCGGGCACCAAGCACGAAGCCTTCAGCATCGCCGGCGATCCCTCAGCGGGCGGTGAGGACGTGCCTGTGATCGCGCTCGACAACCTCATCGACGACGGCAAGGTCTCTGCCAGCGGCAAATATCTGATCAAGCTCGACGTCGAGGGTGTCGAGATCGAGGCGATCAAGGGCGGCGCCCGGCTGCTCCAGGCCGACAGCGTCATCATGTGCGAGGAGCACGGCAGCGATCGCTCGCATGCGGTCTCGCGCTACATCCTCGAACAGACCCCGCTGAAGCTGATCGTGTTCGATCCGCGCAGCAATCGGATGGAGACCGTGACCGAGCTGTCGATCCTCGACCGCATCAAGGTTTCGACCCATGTCGGCTACAACGTTTTCGGCACCGCAAGCGCATTCTGGCAGGACAGGATCGAAGCCCTGAATGCCAAGAACCTGAATGCCAAGACTTCGCGCCGTATGCAGTGA